Proteins from one Planctomyces sp. SH-PL62 genomic window:
- a CDS encoding tetratricopeptide repeat protein: MKRARVIGFSVVVVVGVLAAGPARAADWKADQDAGWKAYKEGRIEAAETLLKSAEEQARAFGPGDARLALTLDHLAWVYCAEGRCEEAEPLAKEALAIREKSLATDAAMADSLNTLAAVYEAAGKPAEARPLYIRCLAAAEKAEGAGGVGVAAAIDNLAAVDHRLGKFDEAEAFYKRALALREKFDGPKSVELTSTLHNLGLLYIDEKKYAEAEPLLKRSLAIREESLPAGHPDVALSLEALGWLHASQEKPADAEPLLKKALALYEADLGADHPHVARCAGELSRVCLALDRRDEAESYGKRAVAILEKASDDPRELATALDDHAAVLRKLDRTDEAVKLETRAAELRSSVE, translated from the coding sequence ATGAAGCGAGCGAGAGTCATCGGGTTTTCGGTCGTCGTCGTCGTCGGCGTCCTGGCCGCAGGCCCGGCGCGGGCCGCGGATTGGAAGGCCGACCAGGACGCCGGCTGGAAAGCCTACAAGGAAGGCCGGATCGAAGCGGCCGAGACGTTGTTGAAGTCGGCCGAGGAGCAGGCCCGTGCGTTCGGCCCCGGAGACGCCCGGCTGGCCCTGACCCTCGACCATCTGGCCTGGGTCTACTGCGCCGAAGGACGATGCGAGGAGGCCGAGCCGCTGGCCAAGGAAGCCCTCGCCATCCGCGAGAAGTCGCTGGCGACGGACGCCGCCATGGCCGACAGCCTCAACACCCTGGCCGCCGTCTATGAGGCGGCCGGCAAGCCGGCCGAGGCGCGGCCGCTCTACATCCGCTGCCTCGCCGCCGCGGAGAAGGCCGAGGGCGCCGGGGGCGTGGGCGTCGCCGCCGCGATCGACAACCTGGCGGCCGTCGATCATCGACTGGGGAAGTTCGATGAGGCCGAGGCCTTCTACAAGCGGGCCCTCGCCCTCCGCGAGAAGTTCGACGGCCCGAAATCGGTCGAGCTGACCTCGACCCTCCACAACCTCGGCCTGCTCTACATCGACGAGAAGAAGTACGCCGAGGCCGAGCCGCTCCTGAAGCGATCCCTGGCGATCCGCGAGGAGTCGCTCCCCGCCGGTCACCCCGACGTGGCCCTGTCGCTCGAGGCCCTCGGCTGGCTCCACGCCTCGCAGGAGAAGCCCGCCGACGCCGAGCCGCTGCTGAAGAAAGCCCTGGCGCTGTACGAGGCCGACCTGGGCGCCGACCATCCCCACGTCGCCCGCTGCGCCGGCGAACTGAGCCGCGTCTGCCTGGCCCTGGATCGCCGGGACGAGGCGGAATCCTATGGCAAGCGCGCCGTCGCCATCCTCGAGAAGGCCTCCGACGACCCTCGCGAACTGGCGACGGCCCTGGACGACCACGCCGCCGTGCTCCGGAAGCTCGACCGGACCGACGAAGCCGTCAAGCTCGAAACCCGAGCCGCCGAGCTTCGCTCCTCCGTCGAGTGA
- a CDS encoding porin, whose protein sequence is MVVIRAWTWATSLFGFVLLAAPGDPARAQAPLADAPGASAPSTAASKPATTVEQLAERLRAMEEMNQNLARELESTKREHQEQMGRILERFEALQARPDADGLEPEPAEPDIGEAPSSNGDGRDDVSFDPVPDYTEGQFAPFTPAPGYRSSDIKSGGKRALRGVFGPGFQFQTKDEEYRLQIHYESQIEARIWSQSDQTPANSGIFLPRQRIFFSGNITKPVEYELAVNRGSGGTFNLLNAFINLHFNDRFQFRFGRFFTPLPYDQYAISNYWLPTPERSLFTTNLSLNRQFGLMAWGYLFDKRLDYAAGVFNGSRNSFESLDNGVDFVAYFNARPFQQSEALEFARFLNVGSSVAFGRQDQSPVPLSFRIGGGSPNTDSPGAGTTPFLILNRDVVERGDRLLGSVHAAYFNRGLSLIGEWQYGYGSYASAARPSGDPVPFSGFYVTGGYFLTGEHVEQRSRLYPKRPLIPTKKGGARGIGAWELVARASELRLGEQIFSSGFADPNLWSNRAATTEVGVNWYWNEYMKIYGFWLHGEFGDPVLYRPGGLQKSADMFWLRFQLYF, encoded by the coding sequence ATGGTCGTGATCCGGGCCTGGACATGGGCGACGAGCCTGTTCGGATTCGTCCTCCTGGCCGCGCCCGGGGACCCGGCCCGGGCGCAGGCCCCGCTCGCCGACGCGCCGGGCGCGTCGGCCCCGAGCACCGCCGCTTCGAAACCGGCCACGACCGTCGAACAGCTCGCCGAGCGGCTCCGCGCCATGGAGGAGATGAATCAGAATCTCGCGCGAGAGCTGGAGAGCACGAAGCGGGAGCATCAGGAGCAGATGGGCCGAATCCTGGAGCGATTCGAGGCGCTCCAGGCACGACCGGACGCGGACGGCCTGGAGCCGGAGCCGGCGGAGCCCGACATCGGGGAAGCTCCATCCAGTAACGGGGACGGCCGCGACGACGTATCCTTCGACCCGGTGCCGGACTATACCGAAGGGCAGTTCGCCCCCTTCACGCCGGCCCCCGGGTACAGGTCGTCGGACATCAAAAGCGGCGGCAAACGGGCGCTGCGGGGCGTGTTCGGCCCCGGATTCCAGTTCCAGACCAAGGACGAGGAGTACCGCCTCCAGATCCATTACGAGTCCCAGATCGAGGCGCGGATCTGGTCTCAAAGCGATCAAACGCCGGCCAACAGCGGCATCTTCCTGCCTCGCCAGCGGATCTTCTTCTCGGGCAACATCACCAAGCCGGTCGAGTACGAGCTCGCGGTGAATCGGGGCTCGGGCGGCACGTTCAACCTGCTCAACGCTTTCATCAACCTGCATTTCAACGACCGCTTCCAGTTCCGGTTCGGCCGCTTCTTCACCCCCCTCCCTTATGACCAGTACGCGATCTCGAATTACTGGCTGCCGACCCCCGAACGGTCCCTGTTCACGACCAATCTCAGCCTGAATCGCCAGTTCGGGCTGATGGCCTGGGGCTATCTCTTCGACAAACGCCTCGACTATGCGGCGGGGGTCTTCAACGGCTCTCGCAACTCGTTCGAGAGCCTCGACAACGGGGTGGATTTCGTCGCGTATTTCAACGCCAGGCCGTTCCAGCAGTCCGAGGCGCTGGAGTTCGCCCGATTCCTCAACGTGGGCAGCTCCGTCGCCTTCGGCCGCCAGGACCAATCCCCCGTGCCCCTGTCCTTCCGCATCGGCGGGGGTTCCCCGAACACCGACAGCCCGGGAGCCGGCACGACCCCCTTCCTGATCCTCAATCGCGACGTGGTCGAGCGTGGGGACCGATTGCTGGGGTCCGTCCATGCGGCCTACTTCAACAGGGGCCTGTCGCTGATCGGCGAGTGGCAGTACGGCTACGGGAGTTATGCGTCCGCCGCCCGTCCGTCGGGGGATCCCGTCCCGTTCTCGGGGTTTTACGTCACCGGCGGCTATTTCCTGACCGGCGAGCACGTCGAGCAGCGGTCGCGGCTCTACCCCAAGCGTCCCCTGATCCCGACGAAGAAGGGGGGGGCTCGCGGCATCGGGGCGTGGGAGCTGGTGGCCCGCGCCAGCGAACTGCGACTCGGCGAGCAGATCTTCTCTTCGGGGTTCGCCGATCCGAACCTCTGGTCGAACCGGGCCGCCACGACCGAAGTCGGCGTGAATTGGTACTGGAACGAGTACATGAAGATCTACGGATTCTGGCTGCACGGCGAGTTCGGCGACCCGGTCTTGTACCGGCCCGGGGGCCTGCAGAAATCGGCCGACATGTTCTGGCTGCGATTCCAGCTCTATTTCTGA
- a CDS encoding urease accessory protein UreF, translated as MNLRLLQMSDSALPISGYTHSWGLEGALARRLVHDPESLERWIALWLRSSLGPLEGVLVASAHRAALAGDAAELAALNELADASIVPPSIRTAGREMGEQLLGLGRTWTWSAPGLATLLGPASDGPRGWHHPIAFGILGALAGGEGAEVLTAYLHQAALGMIGAGVRAIPVGHTHGQQILAYLHDGLRALAADLIDRDPRTAGGGCPFYEILCDEQTRLYARMFRS; from the coding sequence ATGAACCTGCGGCTCCTCCAGATGTCCGACTCGGCCCTGCCGATCAGCGGCTACACCCATTCCTGGGGCCTCGAAGGCGCCCTCGCCCGGAGATTGGTCCACGACCCGGAGAGCCTCGAACGCTGGATCGCACTCTGGCTCCGGTCGTCGCTCGGCCCGCTCGAGGGGGTCCTGGTCGCCTCGGCGCACCGGGCGGCCCTGGCGGGCGACGCGGCCGAGCTGGCGGCGCTCAACGAGCTGGCCGACGCTTCGATCGTCCCCCCCTCGATCCGCACCGCCGGTCGGGAGATGGGCGAACAACTGCTGGGCCTGGGGCGGACCTGGACCTGGTCCGCCCCAGGCCTGGCGACGCTCCTCGGGCCGGCGAGCGACGGCCCCCGGGGCTGGCATCATCCGATCGCCTTCGGGATCCTGGGCGCGCTCGCCGGAGGCGAGGGCGCCGAGGTCCTGACGGCGTATCTGCACCAGGCGGCCCTGGGGATGATCGGCGCGGGCGTCCGGGCCATCCCGGTCGGCCACACCCACGGCCAGCAGATCCTGGCCTACCTCCACGACGGCCTTCGCGCGCTCGCCGCGGACCTGATCGATCGCGACCCCCGGACGGCCGGCGGCGGCTGCCCCTTCTACGAGATCCTTTGCGATGAACAGACTCGACTTTACGCGCGCATGTTCCGCTCTTGA
- a CDS encoding outer membrane beta-barrel protein has translation MSKRVILLASCAAMISTTTLRAQEFAPAEAPGPQPQPTQQPVVTGRGLEAESLPAETAEDLPPGFDLSERLGPTPVSDVRFLMDQLGLQRAFGDSGIRAFGWVEGGYTGASTGPGLLSVEPRQNRFGNEFLLNQIGLVLQKPLHQDGLNFGFNIRYFAGADAALGQPKGGIGSTITNQRFSQDFRDLYLSAHLPILTEGGMDVKVGRMNTIIGYNGFLAPYRPFYSSDYQFFYSQDGAFTGFLTNLNVTKRLEFWNGMTLGANTFFTMRSAHSFCYIGQVNYWLTDEQKTRLTASVYTGPNAIFAAPGLAGDQNTTVELRVQQNWSQRFTQIVQSNMGWDRNTPVGTGSWYGVYTIGIYHLTDKLDGLARGEWFADVKGTRTGIDTDYAAVTLGLNWHPVKYLDIRPEIRGDFAGAPAFGTNGAHTDFSQLTGGVSFLVKF, from the coding sequence ATGTCCAAACGAGTCATCCTGTTGGCGTCGTGCGCGGCGATGATCTCGACGACCACGCTCCGCGCTCAGGAATTCGCGCCGGCGGAGGCTCCAGGGCCGCAGCCGCAGCCGACGCAGCAGCCGGTCGTCACGGGGAGGGGGTTGGAAGCGGAGTCGTTGCCCGCCGAGACGGCCGAGGACCTCCCGCCGGGGTTCGACCTGTCGGAGCGACTGGGGCCGACGCCGGTCTCGGACGTCCGATTCCTGATGGACCAGCTCGGCTTGCAGCGGGCGTTCGGCGACAGCGGCATCCGTGCGTTCGGCTGGGTCGAGGGGGGATACACGGGCGCCTCGACCGGTCCCGGGCTGCTCTCCGTCGAGCCTCGACAGAACCGGTTCGGCAACGAATTCCTGCTGAATCAGATCGGCCTGGTGTTGCAGAAGCCGCTCCACCAGGACGGCCTCAACTTCGGGTTCAACATCCGCTACTTCGCCGGCGCCGACGCGGCCCTGGGCCAGCCCAAGGGGGGCATCGGCTCGACCATCACCAACCAGCGCTTCAGCCAGGACTTCCGCGACCTCTACCTCTCCGCGCACCTGCCGATCCTGACCGAGGGGGGCATGGACGTGAAGGTCGGCCGCATGAACACCATCATCGGGTACAACGGCTTCCTCGCCCCGTACCGGCCGTTCTACTCCAGCGATTACCAGTTCTTCTACTCGCAGGACGGTGCCTTCACCGGCTTCCTGACGAACCTCAACGTCACGAAGCGCCTGGAGTTCTGGAACGGCATGACGCTGGGCGCCAACACGTTCTTCACCATGCGAAGCGCCCACTCGTTCTGCTACATCGGCCAGGTGAACTACTGGCTGACCGACGAGCAGAAGACGCGGCTGACGGCCTCGGTCTACACCGGGCCGAACGCCATCTTCGCCGCGCCGGGGCTGGCCGGCGATCAGAACACGACCGTCGAACTCCGCGTCCAGCAGAACTGGAGCCAGCGGTTCACGCAGATCGTCCAGTCCAACATGGGTTGGGATCGGAACACCCCGGTCGGCACCGGGTCGTGGTACGGCGTTTACACCATCGGGATCTACCACCTGACCGACAAGCTCGACGGCCTGGCGCGCGGCGAGTGGTTCGCCGACGTCAAGGGGACGCGCACCGGGATCGACACCGACTACGCGGCGGTGACGCTGGGGCTCAACTGGCATCCGGTCAAGTATCTGGACATCCGGCCGGAGATCCGGGGCGACTTCGCCGGCGCCCCGGCCTTCGGGACCAACGGGGCTCACACCGATTTCAGCCAGCTCACCGGCGGCGTCAGCTTCCTGGTCAAGTTCTGA
- a CDS encoding urease accessory protein UreD encodes MGARATRITSDEFLTPPEFLDAVSTHHAAARVGGARIELVAVGGETRLGACYQQIPVRVFPPFALESPSQSQSRSVALLYLINLTAGLMDGDAHLIEITARSGVSAVVTGQSATRIHPALASHATQQWAVTVEDDACLVVLPGPEIPFRNARYHQRGRIEIAPGGRLIWGDVWLAGRYDRGALSERFVFDRIVQDVEFRRGGRLIYRDRFRWDGPWSAEEADWYFGGRLATAGLFLAGPPPGPEILLDPGPNVLRSVFPLGDEATCIRWCGPPTAVTADLARVALLTAASWTHGPGSPAWLLGSNELAPNHWFSTPVSSPQGGAGEASTDEDEAGKEKESVGENGNGNGDGSRNGDVADRAPVGVRT; translated from the coding sequence GTGGGTGCGCGAGCAACTCGCATCACGTCCGACGAATTCCTGACCCCCCCCGAGTTCCTCGACGCCGTCTCCACCCACCACGCCGCCGCCCGGGTGGGCGGCGCGCGGATCGAGCTGGTCGCCGTCGGTGGCGAGACGCGATTGGGCGCCTGCTACCAGCAGATCCCCGTCCGCGTCTTCCCGCCGTTCGCCCTGGAGTCCCCGTCCCAGTCCCAGTCCCGGTCGGTCGCCCTCCTCTACCTGATCAACCTGACCGCCGGGCTGATGGACGGCGACGCCCACCTGATCGAGATCACGGCCCGGAGCGGGGTCTCCGCCGTGGTCACCGGCCAGTCGGCCACCCGGATCCACCCGGCGCTGGCCAGCCACGCCACCCAGCAGTGGGCCGTGACGGTCGAGGACGACGCCTGCCTGGTGGTCCTTCCCGGGCCGGAGATCCCGTTCCGAAACGCCCGCTACCATCAACGCGGCCGCATCGAGATCGCGCCCGGCGGCCGGCTGATCTGGGGAGACGTCTGGCTCGCCGGCCGCTATGACCGAGGCGCCCTCTCGGAGCGGTTCGTGTTCGATCGGATCGTCCAGGACGTGGAGTTCCGGCGGGGCGGCCGGCTGATCTACCGCGACCGCTTCCGGTGGGACGGCCCGTGGTCGGCCGAGGAGGCCGATTGGTACTTCGGGGGGCGCCTGGCCACGGCCGGGCTCTTCCTCGCCGGCCCTCCCCCCGGCCCGGAGATCCTGCTCGACCCCGGCCCGAACGTCCTCCGGTCGGTCTTCCCGCTCGGAGACGAGGCGACCTGCATTCGGTGGTGCGGCCCCCCCACGGCCGTCACCGCCGACCTGGCACGCGTCGCCCTGCTCACGGCCGCGAGCTGGACCCACGGCCCCGGCTCGCCCGCCTGGCTCCTCGGCTCGAACGAACTCGCCCCCAATCACTGGTTCTCGACGCCCGTCAGCTCCCCACAGGGCGGGGCGGGCGAGGCGTCGACCGATGAAGACGAGGCCGGGAAGGAAAAGGAAAGCGTAGGCGAAAACGGGAACGGGAACGGCGACGGGAGCCGGAACGGGGACGTCGCCGACCGCGCCCCGGTCGGCGTCAGAACTTGA
- a CDS encoding urease subunit beta, whose translation MIPGEYFFDGPEIELNAERPTVTITVNNTGDRPVQVGSHYHFFEVNRELVLDRAKAYGMRLDLPSGTSVRFEPGDVKEVRLIPYGGRRKVFGFNGLVSGRLDEPYIRETSLKRCLDQGYGNEPS comes from the coding sequence ATGATCCCAGGCGAATACTTCTTCGACGGTCCCGAGATCGAACTCAACGCCGAGCGCCCCACGGTGACGATCACCGTGAACAACACCGGGGACCGGCCCGTGCAGGTCGGATCCCATTACCACTTTTTCGAGGTCAATCGCGAATTGGTGTTGGATCGGGCCAAGGCCTACGGGATGCGACTCGACCTGCCCAGCGGGACCTCGGTCCGCTTCGAGCCCGGCGACGTCAAGGAGGTCCGATTGATCCCCTACGGGGGCCGTCGCAAGGTCTTCGGGTTCAACGGCCTGGTGTCGGGCCGGCTGGACGAGCCCTACATCCGGGAGACCAGCCTCAAGCGATGCCTCGACCAGGGATACGGGAACGAGCCTTCGTGA
- a CDS encoding carbonic anhydrase: MRAGRPTSRREFVKQTALTAGAASLAASGATAAQPSPDADAVLAKLLEGNARFIKGQPSLMSRRRPSDFAALAEGQAPTAIIVACADSRVAPELIFDQGVGDLFVVRVAGNVVSGAGPIVTGSVEYAVAELGTRLILVLGHSKCGAVKAAIQHIEADDALPGSIHDLVHLLKPAVLDAKGQPGDKLDNTIRANVRRCVGQLRAEGPILAETVKSGGLKVVGGVYDLATGKVEILD; this comes from the coding sequence ATGAGAGCCGGCCGCCCCACTTCGCGTCGCGAGTTCGTGAAGCAGACAGCCCTGACGGCCGGCGCGGCGAGCCTGGCCGCGTCCGGCGCGACGGCCGCCCAGCCGTCGCCCGACGCCGACGCCGTGCTCGCCAAGCTTCTCGAAGGGAACGCGCGGTTCATCAAAGGACAGCCGTCGCTGATGTCGCGGCGCAGGCCGTCGGACTTCGCCGCGCTGGCGGAAGGCCAGGCCCCCACGGCGATCATCGTCGCGTGCGCCGACTCGCGGGTGGCTCCGGAGCTGATCTTCGACCAGGGCGTGGGCGACCTCTTCGTCGTCCGCGTGGCCGGCAACGTCGTCAGCGGCGCGGGGCCGATCGTGACCGGGAGCGTCGAATACGCGGTCGCCGAGCTCGGCACGCGATTGATACTGGTGCTCGGCCACAGCAAGTGCGGCGCGGTCAAGGCGGCCATCCAGCACATCGAGGCCGACGACGCCCTTCCCGGCTCGATCCACGACCTCGTCCACCTGCTCAAGCCGGCCGTCCTCGACGCCAAGGGCCAGCCCGGCGACAAGCTCGACAACACCATCAGGGCCAACGTCCGGCGCTGCGTGGGCCAGTTGCGGGCCGAGGGCCCGATCCTCGCCGAGACGGTCAAGTCCGGGGGCCTGAAGGTCGTCGGCGGCGTCTACGACCTGGCCACGGGGAAGGTCGAGATCCTCGACTGA
- the ureG gene encoding urease accessory protein UreG, with the protein MGKPGPARYAGPSRQVFTLGVAGPVGSGKTALLETLCRALWPAINLAVVTNDIYTHEDAEFLSRREVLPVERIVGVQTGGCPHTAIRDDASANLSAVANFQRQFPGLEMVIVESGGDNLTAVFSRELADRFIFVIDVAEGDKIPRKGGPGICNSDLLIINKTDLAPHVGADLDVMRRDSLRMRGERPFLMVSLREKEGVEEVIQWVREQLASRPTNS; encoded by the coding sequence ATGGGGAAGCCCGGCCCGGCGCGCTACGCCGGGCCGTCGCGCCAGGTCTTCACCCTGGGCGTCGCCGGCCCGGTCGGATCGGGCAAGACGGCCCTGCTGGAGACCCTCTGCCGCGCCCTCTGGCCGGCGATCAACCTGGCGGTCGTCACCAACGACATCTACACCCACGAGGACGCCGAGTTCCTGTCGCGCCGCGAGGTCCTGCCGGTCGAGCGCATCGTCGGCGTCCAGACCGGGGGCTGCCCGCACACCGCCATCCGCGACGACGCCAGCGCCAACCTCAGCGCCGTGGCCAACTTCCAGCGCCAGTTCCCCGGCCTCGAGATGGTGATCGTGGAATCCGGGGGCGACAACCTCACCGCCGTCTTCTCGCGCGAGCTGGCCGACCGTTTCATCTTCGTCATCGACGTGGCCGAAGGGGACAAGATCCCCCGCAAGGGGGGCCCCGGCATCTGCAACAGCGACCTGCTCATCATCAACAAGACCGACCTGGCGCCCCACGTCGGCGCCGATCTCGACGTGATGCGCCGCGACAGCCTGAGGATGCGCGGCGAGCGCCCGTTCCTGATGGTCAGCCTCCGCGAGAAGGAAGGCGTCGAGGAGGTGATCCAGTGGGTGCGCGAGCAACTCGCATCACGTCCGACGAATTCCTGA
- a CDS encoding urea transporter produces the protein MKWQPDRDPAAFALAAARGVGQVFFQDNAATGALFLLGIAWSSPLMAAGAIVGAVLGTATARLLKFDDAETTAGIYGFNATLVGIASLFFFRPGAASLGLLVVGCVAATLLTRARLPFPTYTAPFIVTTWAIFFLGTAMGAERVVHPGPADVAPWVGAVQGVSQVMFQADVATAALFLAGLAVGNWRHAAWVLAGSVVGAMVGGWHATGASRLLDPESLVVRPLFENIALGLYGYNATLAAVALSLWRRSSIPPLLGMLLAVLLTDLVPLLGLPALTAPFVLATWLVLALGKLDETFLADRGAKVA, from the coding sequence ATGAAATGGCAGCCGGATCGCGATCCTGCGGCTTTCGCCCTCGCGGCCGCGCGGGGCGTCGGGCAGGTCTTCTTCCAGGATAACGCCGCCACCGGGGCCTTGTTCCTGCTGGGCATCGCCTGGAGTTCGCCCCTCATGGCGGCGGGGGCGATCGTCGGCGCGGTCCTCGGGACGGCGACCGCGCGACTGCTGAAATTCGACGACGCGGAGACGACGGCGGGGATCTACGGGTTCAACGCGACCCTGGTCGGGATCGCCTCGCTCTTCTTCTTCCGGCCCGGGGCGGCGAGCCTCGGGCTGCTGGTCGTCGGCTGCGTGGCGGCGACCCTCCTGACCCGCGCCCGCCTCCCCTTCCCGACCTACACCGCGCCGTTCATCGTCACGACGTGGGCGATCTTCTTCCTGGGGACGGCGATGGGCGCGGAGCGGGTCGTCCACCCGGGCCCCGCCGACGTCGCGCCCTGGGTCGGGGCGGTCCAGGGGGTCAGCCAGGTCATGTTCCAGGCCGACGTCGCGACGGCGGCCCTCTTCCTGGCGGGCCTGGCGGTCGGCAATTGGCGGCACGCCGCCTGGGTGCTGGCGGGGTCGGTCGTGGGCGCGATGGTGGGGGGCTGGCACGCGACCGGGGCGTCCCGGCTGCTCGACCCCGAGAGCCTGGTCGTCCGGCCGCTGTTCGAGAACATCGCGCTGGGGCTGTACGGCTACAACGCGACGCTGGCGGCCGTGGCGCTCTCGCTGTGGCGACGGTCGTCGATCCCGCCGCTGCTGGGGATGCTGCTCGCGGTGCTGCTGACCGATCTCGTCCCCCTCCTCGGCCTCCCCGCGCTGACCGCGCCGTTCGTCCTGGCGACCTGGCTGGTGCTGGCGCTCGGCAAGCTCGACGAGACGTTCCTCGCGGACCGAGGGGCGAAGGTCGCTTGA
- the ureC gene encoding urease subunit alpha: protein MSVKISRQAYAKKYGPTVGDRIRLADTELIIEIEQDYVDYGEESIFGGGKSIRDGQDQCPVVDPMGPPHCDLVITNAVVLDYWGIVKGDIGIRDGRIVAVGKSGNPLTQNGVDPRLVIGPGTEIIAGEGRIVTAGGIDTHIHFICPQQIEVAIASGVTTLIGGGTGSATGTWATTCTPGPWNIMRMLQAFEGLPINVGVLGKGNGSLPKALEEQVKAGACGLKLHEDWGTTLAVIDTSLKVADAFDIQIAIHTDTLNECGFIDDTIKAIDGRAIHSFHTEGAGGGHAPDIIKIAGLPNVLPSSTNPTRPFTVNTIDEHLDMLMVCHHLSRSIPEDVAFAESRIRAETIGAEDVFHDRGIISIMSSDSQAMGRIGEAIVRCWQTAHKMKVQLGAMAEDTARNDNERAKRYVAKYTINPAVAHGISDHVGSIEPGKLADLVLYDPAYFGVKPFLILKAGMIVAAQMGDPNASIATPQPVYMRPQFATLGRALSKSCFNFVSRASLEAGIVERYGLQRETLAVEGCRTIGKKDMKRNEATPEIRVDADTYQVYVDGEAVGSDPLAELPMAQRYFLF from the coding sequence ATGAGCGTCAAGATCTCCCGGCAGGCATACGCCAAGAAGTACGGGCCGACGGTCGGCGACCGCATCCGCCTGGCCGACACCGAGCTGATCATCGAGATCGAGCAGGACTACGTCGACTACGGCGAGGAGTCGATCTTCGGCGGCGGCAAGTCGATCCGGGACGGCCAGGATCAATGCCCGGTCGTCGACCCGATGGGCCCGCCCCACTGCGACCTGGTCATCACCAACGCGGTGGTGCTCGACTACTGGGGGATCGTCAAGGGAGACATCGGCATCCGCGACGGCCGGATCGTGGCCGTGGGGAAGTCGGGCAACCCGCTGACCCAGAACGGCGTCGACCCCCGCCTGGTCATCGGCCCGGGGACCGAGATCATCGCGGGCGAGGGGCGGATCGTCACCGCCGGCGGCATCGACACCCACATCCACTTCATCTGCCCGCAGCAGATCGAGGTCGCGATCGCCTCGGGGGTCACCACGCTCATCGGCGGCGGCACCGGCTCGGCCACCGGCACCTGGGCCACCACCTGCACCCCCGGCCCCTGGAACATCATGCGGATGCTCCAGGCGTTCGAGGGCCTGCCGATCAACGTCGGGGTCCTGGGCAAGGGGAACGGCAGCCTTCCCAAGGCCCTGGAGGAGCAGGTCAAGGCCGGCGCCTGCGGCCTGAAGCTCCACGAGGATTGGGGCACCACCCTCGCGGTCATCGACACCAGCCTGAAGGTGGCCGACGCCTTCGACATCCAGATCGCCATCCACACCGACACGCTCAACGAGTGCGGATTCATCGACGACACGATCAAGGCGATCGACGGCCGGGCCATCCACAGCTTCCACACCGAGGGCGCCGGCGGCGGCCACGCCCCGGACATCATCAAGATCGCCGGGCTGCCCAACGTCCTGCCGTCGAGCACCAACCCGACCCGGCCGTTCACGGTCAACACGATCGACGAGCACCTCGACATGCTGATGGTCTGCCATCACCTGTCGCGGAGCATCCCCGAGGACGTCGCGTTCGCCGAGAGCCGCATCCGGGCCGAGACGATCGGGGCCGAGGACGTGTTCCACGACCGCGGCATCATCAGCATCATGAGCTCCGACTCCCAGGCGATGGGCCGGATCGGCGAGGCGATCGTCCGGTGCTGGCAGACCGCCCACAAGATGAAGGTGCAGCTCGGCGCCATGGCCGAAGACACCGCCCGGAACGACAACGAGCGGGCCAAGCGCTACGTCGCCAAATACACGATCAACCCGGCCGTCGCGCACGGGATCTCCGACCACGTCGGCAGCATCGAGCCCGGCAAGCTGGCCGACCTGGTGCTGTACGACCCGGCCTATTTCGGGGTCAAGCCGTTCCTGATCCTCAAGGCGGGGATGATCGTCGCCGCCCAGATGGGCGACCCCAACGCCAGCATCGCCACGCCCCAGCCGGTCTACATGCGTCCCCAGTTCGCCACCCTCGGCCGGGCGCTGTCGAAGTCGTGCTTCAACTTCGTGTCGCGGGCGTCGCTCGAGGCCGGGATCGTCGAGCGCTACGGGCTCCAGCGCGAGACCCTGGCCGTCGAGGGCTGCCGCACGATCGGCAAGAAGGACATGAAGCGGAACGAGGCCACCCCCGAGATCCGCGTCGACGCCGACACCTACCAGGTCTACGTCGACGGCGAGGCGGTCGGCAGCGACCCGCTCGCGGAACTCCCGATGGCCCAGCGTTACTTCCTGTTCTGA
- a CDS encoding urease subunit gamma has protein sequence MNLSPQERDKLLIFVAAQVAAQRKARGLKLNVPEATAFITAQLLEMARDGKSVAEIMSAGREILGRDDVMEGVPEMVSMIQVEPTFPDGSKLVTVHDPIR, from the coding sequence ATGAATCTCTCGCCGCAGGAACGCGACAAACTTCTGATCTTCGTGGCGGCCCAGGTGGCCGCGCAGCGCAAAGCCCGAGGGCTCAAGCTGAACGTGCCCGAGGCGACCGCCTTCATCACGGCCCAGTTGCTCGAGATGGCCCGGGACGGCAAGTCGGTGGCCGAGATCATGAGCGCCGGGCGCGAGATCCTGGGCCGCGACGACGTGATGGAAGGCGTCCCCGAGATGGTCTCGATGATCCAGGTCGAGCCCACCTTCCCCGACGGGAGCAAGCTGGTCACGGTCCACGACCCCATCCGCTGA